In the Vicinamibacteria bacterium genome, GCTTTTGTCCCAAATGCGGTGCGGGGCTCGCGGTGCGAAGGGTCAAAGAGCTCGAGCCCGAGCGGCTCGTCTGCATCACCTGTGAGTTCGTGTTCTTCCAGAACCCGAAGCTTGCCGCAGGAACGATCTTCCAGCAGGACGGGGGCCTCGTCCTCGTGAGACGGGCCATCGAGCCGGGTTACGGCAAGTGGGTCTTTCCCAGT is a window encoding:
- a CDS encoding NUDIX hydrolase, yielding MMPTLLDEYRFCPKCGAGLAVRRVKELEPERLVCITCEFVFFQNPKLAAGTIFQQDGGLVLVRRAIEPGYGKWVFPS